The following is a genomic window from Rhizobium sp. NRK18.
TCCCGGCCTTCCTTCGCCGGCAGTCCAACTAACACCGAGTGATTCCTGATCGGTATCGATGGCCCGGGCAGACATGCCCGGGCCATCTTGTTTCAGGCCCTTGTTTTGAGACGCAATTCCGAAATTAATTCAATGGCTTGCGTTCGTAACAATTGGAAAGAAACAGTGATTTGGAATTCCCCGCGGGCGCTCGTAAACATGCACTGGGACGTGTGGGTGACGTAACGGCCGTTTGTCGGCCGAAACTCATACTTGATTTATTTCGGGGCAATAGGTGCGGGTGCCAGCTGGTCTCGGCGCTAAAAGGGTACAAGAGAATGGCAATTGGCTTGCTGAGTTTTCAAACGACTGTTGCAGAGCCGGTGACGATTTCCGGAGCCGGTGTTCATTCCGGCAAGCCGGTCAGCATCACGCTCAACCCGGCCGAGGCCGGAACCGGCGTAATCTTCCAGCGCATGCATGCCGACGGCACGTCGACGGAACTCAAGGCGGTTTCCTCGCAGGTCGGTAACACCGACTTCTGCACGGTTCTCGGTTTCTCGCCGGCCCATTCGGTCGCGACCGTAGAACATGTCATGGCTGCCATCTACGCGCTCGGCCTCGACAATGTCGTCATCGAATGCGACGGCGCCGAAATGCCGATCATGGACGGCTCTTCGCGGATGTTCATCGAAGCCATCGAGGAAGCCGGCATCGTCAATCTTGGCGTCAAGCGCCGCTACATTCGCGTTCTGAAGCCGGTCCGCTACGAGGAAGGCCAGAGCTGGAGCGAATTTCTTCCCTATGACGGCACCCGTTTCGAAGTCGAGATCGAGTTCGACACGCCGCTGATCGGCCGCCAGAAGTGGGAAGGCAATCTGACGGCGCAGACCTTCAAGGACGAGCTGTGCGCTGCCCGCACCTTCGGTTTCATGCGCGATGTCGAACGCCTCTGGGCCGCCGGTCTGGCGCTCGGTTCCTCGCTTGAGAACTCGGTCGTCATTTCCGACGATCATACGGTCATCAATCCGGAAGGCCTGCGCTACCCGGTCGACGAGTTCGTGCGTCACAAGACGCTCGACGCCGTCGGCGATCTGGCCCTTGCCGGCGCGCAGTTCATCGGCCTCTACCGTTCCTACCGCGGCGGCCACAAGATGAATGCCAAGGCGCTGAAGGCGCTCCTCAGCGATCCGACGGCCTATGAAGTGGTCGAGACGCAGGTGCCGGCACCGACCGTTCGGGCCCGCGAAATGGTCGCGATCAACGCCCCGGAATTTGCGCCCTGGTCGGCTTGATCCGGGCAGGAATTGAGAATCGCCGCGCATCAGGCCGCTTCCCTGGAGGCGGCCTTTTCCTTGCCCGGGACGGGGAGGGGATGCGTGAAGACGGAAATAAATCAATTCCATGGGGGAAATGGGCCGGAAGCCTGCCGCCTGCCTTAAAATTGCATTATTGCTTTCATTTAAGCGCATCTCGGTCTAGAAACGCCATCGGTCTCATGCGCCAGACAGTACGCCGCTTGTTTCGATGCGGCACAAACGGGATTGTTCGATGAAGTATGTAGTGTCATCTGCCAGAAAGAATACCGTTCGGCTGGCATTGGTTTCCGCCTTGATGCTCGGCACCGGCACCCTCGTGGCGAGCTGCCAGTCCGACAAGGATATCGACATTACCAAGCTCGGCGTGCAGACCGATCCGCCGGAAGAGCTCTACAATCAGGGTCTGGCCAACATCAAGGCCGGCAACATGACCGAGGCCGGCCGCAAGTTCGACGCGATCGATCGCGAGCATCCCTTTACCGACTCGGCCCGCAAGGCGCTCGTGATGTCGACCTTCATCAAGTACCGCCAGGGCGACTACGAGACCGCGATCCAGAGCGGCAAGCGGTACATGAAGCAGTACAGCAATTCCGACGACAGCGATTATGTCCTTTACCTGATGTGCCAGTCTGCGGCCCGGACGATCGTCGACGTGACGCAGGACCAGCGCAATGCGCAGCGCACCGTCGATATCTGCCAGGAGCTGCTCGACAACTACCCGCAGTCCCAGTACGCCGACGAAGCGCAGAAGCAGATCCGTTATGCCCGCAACAACCTTGCCGGCAAGGAAATGCAGATCGGCCGCTACTATCTGGAGCGCAAGGAATATCTCGCCTCCATCAACCGCTTCCGGATCGTCGTCGAGAAATACTCGAACACGAACCAGATCGAAGAGGCGCTGGCGCGTCTCGTCGAGGCCTATTACGCGATGGGCATCACCAGCGAAGCGCAGACGGCCGCGGCAGTTCTCGGACGCAATTATCCGGATAGCCAGTGGTACGCCGACTCCTATAAGCTGTTGCAGTCGGGCGGCCTCGAGCCGCGCGAAAATGCCGGTTCCTGGATTTCGCGCGCCGGCAAGAAGCTGCTTCTCGGAACCTAAGGCATACGGTGAATGCTTACACAGCTCTCGATCCGCGATATCGTACTGATCGAACGGCTGGACCTTGCCTTTGAAAACGGTCTCTCGGTTCTGACCGGCGAAACCGGTGCCGGCAAATCCATTCTCCTCGACAGTCTGTCGCTGGCGCTTGGCGGCCGGGGCGATGGCGGCCTCGTGCGACACGGCGAGGACAAGGGGCAGGTCACGGCCGTCTTCGATGTCGGCATGGATCATCCCGCCCGCAGTCTGGTGCGCGACAACGACATCGATGATGACGGCGATCTGATCTTTCGGCGCGTCCAGTCCGCCGACGGCCGCACGCGTGCCTTCATCAATGACCAGCCTGTCAGCGTGCAGCTGATGCGCCAATGCGGCCAGATGCTGGTGGAAATCCATGGCCAGCACGATGACCGCGCTCTTGTCGACACCGACGCGCACCGGGCTCTGCTGGACGCCTTTGCCGGCCTCACGGCCGAAGCGGAGGATGTGGCCCATGCCTACGCGGCGATGCGCGAGGCGGAGCGGGCGGTCAAGAAGCAGCGCCAGCGTGTCGAGGATGCCGCGCGCGAGGCCGATTATCTCCGCGCCTCGGTCGAGGAACTCGAATCGCTCGGACCCACCGATGGCGAGGAAGAGGAGCTTGCCGAGCGTCGCGCCGACATGATGAAGGCCGAGCGGATCGCCGGCGATATTTCGGAAGCGAGCGAAATCCTCAACGGCAATGCGTCGCCGGTGCCGCTGATCGCCTCGCTGGTGCGCCGGCTCGAGCGCAAGTCGCACGAAGCGCCCGGCCTGCTGGAGGAGACCGTCGAGCAGCTGGACGCCGCCCTCAACAGCCTTTCCGAAGCGCAAATGTCGGTCGAGACAGCGCTGCGTCGGACGGAATTCGATCCGCGGGAACTCGAACGGGTGGAAGAGCGGCTGTTCGCGCTGCGGGCCGCCTCCCGCAAGTTTTCGGTCCCGGTCAGCGAACTGCCGGCGCTGGCGGTGCGAATGATTGCGGATCTCGCCGATGTCGATGCGGGGGCTGAAAAGCTCGCGGCTCTGGAAGGCGCGGAAGCCGCGGCCCGGGAAGCGTTTGGCTTGAAGGCAAAGGCGCTGTCGGCCAAGCGTCACAACGCCGCCGACGCGCTCGCCGGAGCCGTCATGGCCGAACTGCCTGCCCTGAAACTGGAGCGGGCGCGCTTTACCGTCGAGGTCGATACGGATGCCGGAAAGGCGTCCGCCGACGGCATCGACACGATCGAATTCCATGTGCAGACCAACCCCGGCACCCGGCCGGGACCGATCATGAAGGTTGCCTCCGGCGGCGAACTCTCGCGCTTCCTGCTGGCGCTGAAGGTGGCGCTTGCCGATCGCGGATCGGCGCCGACGCTGGTCTTCGACGAAATCGACACGGGCGTCGGCGGTGCCGTGGCCGATGCCATCGGCCAGCGACTGAAGCGACTTTCCGAACGCGTGCAGGTTTTGTCCGTGACGCATGCGCCACAGGTGGCAGCACGGGCCTCGACGCACTATCTGATTTCCAAGGCCCCGACGAGCGGCAAGGAAGACCGGATCGCCACCCGTGTCGCCAGCATGGCGCGCGAGGCGCGAATGGAGGAAATCGCCCGCATGCTCGCCGGCGCCACCGTGACCGACGAGGCGAGGGCCGCGGCGGCCAAGCTCCTGTCCGGCGGTTGAGCGACCGCCGGCCGTTCGGGGCGGCTTGCGGCCCGACCCGAACCTGACATTCTGCCTGCGGTCGTTCCGGCTACGGGAAAAGGAGTTCGATGATCGACATCATTGCGCATTATTGGCCGCACATCCTTGCCGTCCTTTCCGTTCTTTTGGGTGCTCCTGCCGCAATCCATGCCGCCATGACCAAGGATGACGTGCGCTCCGCCGTCGGCTGGGTCGGCATCATCCTGCTTTCACCGGTGGTGGGCGCGCTGCTCTATTACATCGCCGGCATCAACCGGATCCGCCGTCAGCAGTTGCGCGACCGGCGTCATCCGCTGGATAACGTGCTGGATGTCGATGCAAGACAGTTCGAAGTGACCGACGGGGAACTGGAGCCGATATTCGGCGAACGCGCCGCCGCGATGGTCCGGCTCGGCGACCACGTGACTCGCTGGCCGGTCACGTCCGGCAACAGCATCGAACTCCTGTCGTCCGGCGACGAAACCTATGCGGCCATGCTGGATGCTGTCGCCAAGGCCGAGCGCAGCATCCTGATGGAAACCTATATTTTCGATCGCGACGGGATCGGCAAGGCACTGGCGGACCGGTTGGGCGAGGCCGTGAGCCGCGGCGTCGAGGTGAGGGTGCTCGTCGATGCCGTCGGCGCGCGTTACTCGACGCCGAGCATCCTCGGCTATCTGCGTTCCAAGGGGGTGCGCGCCGATGTCTTCAACGGCAATGTCATCGTCGGTCTGCGATTGCCTTATGCCAACTTGCGCGTTCACCGGAAGATCCTGACTGTCGACGGCTCGGTCGGGTTCGTCGGCGGCATGAACATCCGCGACGCCTTTCGCGGGCCCGATTCCGCCCGTGACACGCATTTCCGCGTGCGCGGCCCCATCGTCGGCAGCCTGTTCACCTGTGCTGCCGAGGACTGGCATTTCGCCACCGGCGAGACGCTGGACGGTCCGGCCTGGAAGGTGGCGGCAGGCGATGCGGCGGCGAAATCCCCGGTGTTCATGCGCGCCGTGCAGTCCGGTCCGGACCGGCATCTGGAGGCCAACCAGAAGATGCTGCTGGGTGCCTTCTCGGTCGCCAAGCATTCAATCCGAATCATGTCGCCCTATTTCCTGCCGGACAAGGAGCTGATCAGTGCATTGGCGACGGCGGCGCGGCGCGGCGTCGACGTCGAGATCATCGTGCCGTCGCTCAATAATCTCATGTTGGTGGACCGGGCCATGACCGCGCAGTTCGACCAGTTGATCAAGGAAGGCTGCCGCATCTACCGGAGCGGTGGCGTCTTCAACCACTCCAAGCTGCTCTGCATCGACGGCGGCTGGTCCTTCGTCGGCTCTTCGAATATCGATTCGCGGTCGCTGCGGCTCAATTTCGAGATCGACCTGGAAGTGTTCGACGCAGATTTCGCGAATATGATCTCCAAGCGGATCGGCGCGGTGATCGAGCGCGGGGAGCCCGTGACGCTGAAGAGCCTGCACAGGCGACCATTCCTCTTGCGGCTCTTTGACCGTATCCTTTGGCTGGGTTCGCCCTATCTATAGCCGGAAGATGCAGGAGGGCCGCGAGAGGATGGCAATGCGAAGGCAGCGCAAGGACAATCTGACCTCGACGATCATCACCTCGCTACGGACACGGCGGGTGAGCCGGCCGGCGGAGAAGGTCGCCGTCGAGACCGGCCAATTGCGCGTCGCCTCCTACAATGTCCACAAATGCGTCGGCACCGACGGGCGCTTCGATCCCGAACGCATCTTGAAGGTGATCGGCGAGATCGATCCCGACGTGATTGCCTTGCAGGAGGCGGATACGCGCTTCGGCGAGCGAACCGGACTTCTCGATGTCAAACGCCTGCAGGTGGAGACCGGCCTGACGGCAGTGCCGATCACGGGGCTGTCGCGCGCCCATGGCTGGCACGGCAATGCGCTCTTCGTGCGCAGGGCGATCATCCGCGACATCCACCAGATGAACCTGCCGGGGATCGAGCCGCGCGGCGCGCTGGTGACCGAGGTCGAACTGGAGACTGGCTCCGCCCTGCGCTTCATCGCCGCCCATTTCGGCCTGTTGCGCTGGGCGCGGTTGCGGCAGGTGGATGCGATCGCCGCGCTGATGCGCAACGGCCCGGACATCGCCACCGTGCTGATGGGTGACTTCAACGAATGGCGGCTTGGCGAACGCTCGGCGCTGTCGGCGCTGCAGGCGGATTTCGGACCGCTGCCGCAGCCGGTGCCGAGCTTCCCGTCGCGCCTGCCGATGCTGTCGCTCGACCGCATTCTCGGCAACCGTCAGGGGCTTGTGCAGGGACTGGCGGTGCATGACAGCGCCTTGTCGCGCATCGCCTCCGACCACCTGCCGCTGACCGGTGTCGTGAATCTCGACCGGGCCGGCGGC
Proteins encoded in this region:
- a CDS encoding endonuclease/exonuclease/phosphatase family protein: MAMRRQRKDNLTSTIITSLRTRRVSRPAEKVAVETGQLRVASYNVHKCVGTDGRFDPERILKVIGEIDPDVIALQEADTRFGERTGLLDVKRLQVETGLTAVPITGLSRAHGWHGNALFVRRAIIRDIHQMNLPGIEPRGALVTEVELETGSALRFIAAHFGLLRWARLRQVDAIAALMRNGPDIATVLMGDFNEWRLGERSALSALQADFGPLPQPVPSFPSRLPMLSLDRILGNRQGLVQGLAVHDSALSRIASDHLPLTGVVNLDRAGG
- a CDS encoding outer membrane protein assembly factor BamD, which gives rise to MKYVVSSARKNTVRLALVSALMLGTGTLVASCQSDKDIDITKLGVQTDPPEELYNQGLANIKAGNMTEAGRKFDAIDREHPFTDSARKALVMSTFIKYRQGDYETAIQSGKRYMKQYSNSDDSDYVLYLMCQSAARTIVDVTQDQRNAQRTVDICQELLDNYPQSQYADEAQKQIRYARNNLAGKEMQIGRYYLERKEYLASINRFRIVVEKYSNTNQIEEALARLVEAYYAMGITSEAQTAAAVLGRNYPDSQWYADSYKLLQSGGLEPRENAGSWISRAGKKLLLGT
- the recN gene encoding DNA repair protein RecN; its protein translation is MLTQLSIRDIVLIERLDLAFENGLSVLTGETGAGKSILLDSLSLALGGRGDGGLVRHGEDKGQVTAVFDVGMDHPARSLVRDNDIDDDGDLIFRRVQSADGRTRAFINDQPVSVQLMRQCGQMLVEIHGQHDDRALVDTDAHRALLDAFAGLTAEAEDVAHAYAAMREAERAVKKQRQRVEDAAREADYLRASVEELESLGPTDGEEEELAERRADMMKAERIAGDISEASEILNGNASPVPLIASLVRRLERKSHEAPGLLEETVEQLDAALNSLSEAQMSVETALRRTEFDPRELERVEERLFALRAASRKFSVPVSELPALAVRMIADLADVDAGAEKLAALEGAEAAAREAFGLKAKALSAKRHNAADALAGAVMAELPALKLERARFTVEVDTDAGKASADGIDTIEFHVQTNPGTRPGPIMKVASGGELSRFLLALKVALADRGSAPTLVFDEIDTGVGGAVADAIGQRLKRLSERVQVLSVTHAPQVAARASTHYLISKAPTSGKEDRIATRVASMAREARMEEIARMLAGATVTDEARAAAAKLLSGG
- the lpxC gene encoding UDP-3-O-acyl-N-acetylglucosamine deacetylase; its protein translation is MAIGLLSFQTTVAEPVTISGAGVHSGKPVSITLNPAEAGTGVIFQRMHADGTSTELKAVSSQVGNTDFCTVLGFSPAHSVATVEHVMAAIYALGLDNVVIECDGAEMPIMDGSSRMFIEAIEEAGIVNLGVKRRYIRVLKPVRYEEGQSWSEFLPYDGTRFEVEIEFDTPLIGRQKWEGNLTAQTFKDELCAARTFGFMRDVERLWAAGLALGSSLENSVVISDDHTVINPEGLRYPVDEFVRHKTLDAVGDLALAGAQFIGLYRSYRGGHKMNAKALKALLSDPTAYEVVETQVPAPTVRAREMVAINAPEFAPWSA
- the cls gene encoding cardiolipin synthase; its protein translation is MIDIIAHYWPHILAVLSVLLGAPAAIHAAMTKDDVRSAVGWVGIILLSPVVGALLYYIAGINRIRRQQLRDRRHPLDNVLDVDARQFEVTDGELEPIFGERAAAMVRLGDHVTRWPVTSGNSIELLSSGDETYAAMLDAVAKAERSILMETYIFDRDGIGKALADRLGEAVSRGVEVRVLVDAVGARYSTPSILGYLRSKGVRADVFNGNVIVGLRLPYANLRVHRKILTVDGSVGFVGGMNIRDAFRGPDSARDTHFRVRGPIVGSLFTCAAEDWHFATGETLDGPAWKVAAGDAAAKSPVFMRAVQSGPDRHLEANQKMLLGAFSVAKHSIRIMSPYFLPDKELISALATAARRGVDVEIIVPSLNNLMLVDRAMTAQFDQLIKEGCRIYRSGGVFNHSKLLCIDGGWSFVGSSNIDSRSLRLNFEIDLEVFDADFANMISKRIGAVIERGEPVTLKSLHRRPFLLRLFDRILWLGSPYL